The following are from one region of the Pseudohongiella spirulinae genome:
- the nqrE gene encoding NADH:ubiquinone reductase (Na(+)-transporting) subunit E produces the protein MEHYLSLFISAVFVENMALMLFLGMCTFLAVSKKVDTAIGLGIAVVVVQTITVPVNNLIYNYLLKDGALAWAGLSDVDLSFLGFLCYIGVIAAMVQILEMFLDKFVPALYNALGVFLPLITVNCAILGASLFMVERSYTFPESVAYGMGAGAGWALAIILLAAIREKMKYSDVPAGLRGLGITFVTTGLMSLGFMSFSGLTL, from the coding sequence ATGGAACATTATCTGAGTCTGTTTATCAGCGCGGTTTTTGTTGAAAATATGGCGCTGATGCTCTTCCTGGGCATGTGTACCTTCCTGGCGGTTTCCAAGAAGGTCGATACCGCTATCGGTCTGGGTATTGCCGTGGTTGTGGTACAAACCATTACGGTTCCCGTGAACAACCTGATTTATAACTACCTGCTGAAAGACGGCGCGCTAGCCTGGGCCGGTCTGTCTGATGTGGATCTGAGCTTCCTGGGTTTCCTCTGTTACATTGGCGTAATTGCGGCAATGGTGCAGATTCTGGAAATGTTTCTGGATAAGTTTGTACCGGCGCTGTACAACGCGCTGGGTGTGTTTCTGCCGTTGATTACAGTGAACTGTGCCATCCTGGGTGCCTCGCTTTTCATGGTAGAACGCAGTTATACCTTCCCTGAAAGTGTTGCCTACGGCATGGGCGCAGGTGCCGGCTGGGCGCTGGCCATCATACTGCTGGCCGCTATCCGGGAAAAGATGAAGTACAGTGATGTTCCAGCTGGTTTGCGTGGTCTGGGAATAACTTTCGTGACCACCGGTCTGATGTCACTGGGCTTTATGTCCTTCAGCGGTCTGACTCTGTAA
- the nqrF gene encoding NADH:ubiquinone reductase (Na(+)-transporting) subunit F encodes MDITTIVAGALMFTVVVMLLVVMILAARSRLVSTGDVKIEINGDPEKTITVPAGGKLLNTLADAGIYLSSACGGGGTCAQCKCKVVDGGGSMLPTEAGHFTMGEAKEHWRLSCQVAVKQDMKIEVDPEFFGVKQWECEVISNHNVATFIKELVLKIPEGEVVDFRAGGYVQLEAPPHSVDFKDFEIEERFRGDWEHFKLFDLKSKCDETTIRAYSMANYPEEYGIIKFNIRIATPPPRTNHPPGIMSSYVFNMKPGDKIKVFGPFGEFFAKETDNEMVFIGGGAGMAPMRSHIFDQLCRLNSKRKITFWYGARSKKEMFYVEDFDRLAAEHDNFEWHVALSEPQPEDNWEGFTGFIHNVVHDQYLKDHPAPEDCEYYMCGPPIMNASVIKMLKDLGVEDENIALDEFS; translated from the coding sequence ATGGATATCACAACGATTGTAGCCGGCGCTTTGATGTTCACCGTGGTGGTGATGCTGCTGGTAGTGATGATTCTCGCCGCCCGTTCACGCCTGGTCAGTACAGGTGATGTGAAAATTGAGATTAACGGCGATCCGGAAAAGACCATCACTGTGCCGGCTGGTGGCAAACTGCTGAACACGCTGGCCGATGCCGGTATTTATTTGTCATCAGCCTGTGGCGGTGGCGGTACCTGTGCCCAGTGTAAATGCAAAGTGGTTGATGGTGGTGGCTCCATGTTGCCGACCGAGGCCGGACACTTCACCATGGGTGAGGCCAAAGAACACTGGCGTCTGTCCTGTCAGGTAGCCGTGAAGCAGGATATGAAGATCGAAGTCGATCCTGAGTTCTTCGGCGTCAAACAGTGGGAATGTGAGGTGATCTCAAACCATAACGTGGCGACCTTTATTAAAGAACTGGTTCTGAAAATACCCGAAGGCGAGGTGGTGGATTTCCGCGCTGGCGGTTACGTGCAGCTCGAAGCGCCACCCCATTCAGTTGATTTCAAAGACTTTGAGATTGAAGAGCGCTTCCGCGGTGACTGGGAACACTTCAAACTGTTTGATCTCAAGTCAAAGTGTGATGAAACCACAATCCGTGCTTACTCCATGGCCAACTATCCGGAAGAGTACGGCATCATCAAGTTCAACATCCGGATTGCCACGCCGCCGCCGCGGACCAACCACCCGCCGGGCATCATGTCGTCCTATGTGTTTAACATGAAACCGGGCGACAAGATCAAGGTGTTTGGTCCCTTCGGCGAGTTCTTCGCCAAGGAAACTGACAACGAGATGGTGTTTATTGGTGGTGGTGCCGGTATGGCTCCCATGCGTTCACACATCTTTGATCAACTATGTCGCCTTAACAGTAAGCGCAAGATCACTTTCTGGTACGGTGCACGAAGCAAGAAAGAAATGTTCTATGTTGAGGACTTCGATCGTCTGGCCGCTGAACATGACAACTTTGAATGGCACGTGGCGCTGTCTGAGCCGCAGCCTGAAGATAACTGGGAAGGTTTCACCGGCTTCATCCATAACGTGGTGCATGATCAGTATCTGAAAGATCATCCGGCACCGGAAGACTGTGAATACTACATGTGTGGACCGCCCATCATGAACGCGTCTGTGATCAAGATGCTGAAAGACCTGGGTGTGGAAGACGAGAACATCGCGCTGGACGAGT